The following coding sequences lie in one Crassostrea angulata isolate pt1a10 chromosome 10, ASM2561291v2, whole genome shotgun sequence genomic window:
- the LOC128167232 gene encoding alpha-1,3/1,6-mannosyltransferase ALG2-like codes for MVRVLFLHPDLGIGGAERAVIDAALALKSKNHEVQFVTAHHDPSHCFQETKDGTLKVTCVGDWLPRKVFGRFYALCAYIRMIYAAFYVVVSPSMQHDVVFCDQISACIPVLLLSSARVLFYCHFPDMLLTTRKSFLKTLYRKPIDKLEEYTTGMAHKVLVNSHFTAGIFKETFKSLGHVQPAVLYPIPDFDALNKAVDKEFVEKLPQKPFLFLSINRYERKKNISLAVMAFELLVEKHGISKVHLIIAGGYDERVTENREYYKELKDLVDHLSLTDHVTFLRSFSDAQKRSLLSSATCLLYTPENEHFGIVPIEAMYLQCPVIAANSGGPLETVADGATGYLCDPAPDKFSEAMSKFVEDENLHKKLGEAGKQRVIQKFSFKQFTEQLCDIVENLAQDKSHNISPIWILTIISLVFLIIVIYLPWF; via the exons ATGGTTCGTGTATTGTTTCTTCACCCTGACCTAGGAATCGGGGGCGCCGAGAGGGCAGTCATTGATGCCGCTCTGGCATTGAAATCTAAGAACCATGAAGTGCAGTTTGTAACTGCTCACCACGACCCTTCTCACTGCTTTCAGGAGACAAAAGATGGAACATTAAAAGTAACATGTGTTGGAGACTGGTTGCCACGTAAAGTCTTTGGTAGATTTTATGCACTGTGTGCTTATATACGAATGATATATGCTGCATTCTATGTAGTAGTATCTCCCTCTATGCAACACGATGTTGTTTTCTGTGACCAGATCTCAGCATGCATACCAGTGCTGTTACTTTCATCTGCAAGGGTATTATTTTATTGCCATTTTCCGGATATGCTACTAACAACTAGAAAAAGTTTTCTCAAAACACTTTACAGAAAACCTATTGATAAACTCGAGGAGTACACAACTGGAATGGCCCACAAAGTTCTGGTTAATAGTCATTTTACAG CTGGAATATTCAAAGAAACTTTCAAGTCACTAGGCCATGTACAACCTGCTGTATTATATCCCATTCCTGATTTTGACGCTTTAAACAAAGCAGTTGACAAGGAGTTTGTAGAAAAGCTTCCACAAAAACCATTCTTATTCCTTTCCATCAATAGATATGAAAGGAAGAAAAACATTTCTCTTGCCGTAATGGCTTTTG AACTATTGGTGGAAAAACATGGGATTTCCAAGGTTCACCTCATAATTGCTGGTGGGTATGACGAGAGAGTGACAGAAAACAGAGAGTATTACAAAGAGTTAAAGGACCTTGTGGACCATCTTAGCCTCACAGATCATGTGACTTTTCTGAGGTCCTTCTCTGATGCACAGAAGCGATCCTTATTGTCAAGCGCCACCTGCTTGTTGTACACACCTGAGAATGAACATTTCGGGATTGTTCCCATTGAGGCCATGTACCTGCAGTGCCCAGTTATAGCTGCTAATAGTGGGGGACCTCTGGAGACAGTTGCTGATGGCGCCACTGGATACTTGTGTGATCCGGCACCAGATAAATTTTCTGAGGCTATGAGCAAATTTGTGGAGGATGAAAATTTGCATAAAAAGTTGGGAGAAGCAGGTAAACAGAGAGTGATCCAAAAATTCTCATTCAAACAATTTACTGAACAGCTTTGTGACATTGTGGAAAATCTTGCACAAGACAAATCTCATAACATTTCCCCTATTTGGATCTTGACAATTATATCACTTGTTTTTCTcataattgttatatatttaccTTGGTTTTAA
- the LOC128167231 gene encoding WD repeat-containing protein 70-like, which yields MAEMNNDASKKKARTFDFMEMFKEAKQTALERSQGKFEDDKNSAIATEGDVIGPSPSVSQKSSKTGDDLGPSKPQKSNEVESDDEEDMIGPPLPPGLTKGSKTSEEEVEIGPPLPPSTSASKGSDDEDDEEDEPEESLDKKIPSSHEISLDHGSKAVSALALDPAGARLVTGGHDFIVKFWDFAGMDQSLQSFRNIKPCESHHLNQLQYSATGEMILIVAANSRAKVVDRDGFEKLECAKGDPYIVDMASTKGHTAMLNGGSWNPKVREEFMTCSNDGTVRLWDVNAEGKKHKNCIKPKSQQGRKLVPTACAYSNDGRWVAAACQDGSIQMWDHNKNFVNVAMINRGCHMNGTDTSCLCFSYDGQCLASRGGDDTLKLWDMRNFKKPLKVRENLISYYTVTDCIFSPNDRMVLTGTSVKKEGDGKLLFLDRESLDTVSEITVAESSVVRCIWHPKLNQIVIGCSDGKARLFYDPEKSHRGAMLCMVKQPRKSKQVLALASQQIITPYALPMFKETKSTSTKKFEEKVRKDPIRSKRPDLPITGPGEGGRLGVKGATLAQYVAQSLVKRKPDKYENDPRAAILRHAKEAAENPFWIDPAYKKTQPHKLFQEEEKKEEEDTDEPVWKKQKI from the exons ATGGCGGAAATGAATAATGATG CCTCAAAAAAGAAAGCCCGTACAtttgattttatggaaatgtttAAGGAGGCAAAGCAAACAGCCCTGGAACGCAGTCAAG GTAAATTTGAAGATGATAAGAACAGTGCCATTGCCACGGAAGGTGATGTCATAGGCCCCTCTCCTTCTGTTTCACAAAAATCCTCAAAGACTGGAGATGATTTGGGACCTTCAAAACCTCAGAAGTCTAATGAAGTGGAAAGTGATGATGAAGAGGATATGATAGGACCTCCTCTTCCGCCTGGTTTGACTAAAGGCTCAAAAACATCAGAAGAGGAGGTGGAGATAGGACCCCCTTTACCCCCAAGTACATCAGCATCAAAAGGTTcagatgatgaagatgatgaagaGGACGAACCAGAGGAG AGCTTAGATAAGAAAATTCCTTCTTCTCATGAGATATCTCTAGATCACGGCTCCAAAGCA GTATCTGCATTAGCCTTGGATCCCGCAGGGGCACGGCTTGTCACAGGAGGGCATGATTTCATTGTCAAATTCTGGGATTTTGCTGGAATGGATCAGAGTTTACAGTCATTTAGAAACATTAAACCATGTGAAAG cCACCATTTGAACCAACTGCAGTATAGTGCTACAGGTGAAATGATACTGATAGTGGCAGCTAATTCACGGGCCAAAGTAGTGGACCGTGATGGTTTTGAAAAGCTAGAATGTGCCAAGGGAGACCCGTATATTGTGGACATGGCTAGTACAAAA GGACATACAGCCATGTTAAATGGAGGAAGCTGGAATCCCAAAGTCCGAGAAGAGTTCATGACCTGTTCTAATGATGG CACAGTGAGACTGTGGGACGTCAACGCCGAAGGGAAAAAGCACAAAAACTGCATCAAGCCTAAATCTCAGCAGGGGAGGAAACTCGTCCCCACTGCCTGTGCCTACAGTAATGATGGCCGCTGGGTGGCAGCTGCTTGTCAGGATGGCTCAATCCAAATGTGGGATCATAACAAAAACTTT GTGAATGTGGCTATGATTAATAGAGGATGTCACATGAATGGCACGGACACTTCCTGTTTATGCTTCTCTTATGATGGACAATGCCTTGCATCAAGAGGAG GTGATGATACACTAAAATTGTGGGATATGAGAAATTTCAAGAAACCCCTTAAGGTGCGAGAAAACCTTATCAGTTATTACACCGT AACTGACTGCATCTTTAGTCCTAATGACAGAATGGTGCTAACAGGAACCTCTGTGAAAAAAGAAGGTGATGGGAAACTTCTCTTCCTGGATAGGGAGTCATTAGACACAGTGTCAGAAATCACAGTGGCTGAATCA AGTGTGGTGCGATGTATATGGCATCCGAAACTGAACCAGATTGTGATTGGTTGTAGTGACGGCAAGGCTCGATTGTTTTATGATCCAGAAAAAAGCCACAG GGGAGCCATGCTCTGTATGGTTAAACAGCCCAGAAAATCTAAACAGGTGCTTGCTCTGGCATCTCAGCAGATCATCACAC CTTATGCCCTACCAATGTTCAAAGAAACTAAGTCTACAAGTACCAAGAAATTTGAGGAGAAAGTCAGGAAGGATCCTATAAGATCAAAGAGGCCAGATTTACCCATTACTGGGCCAG GTGAGGGTGGACGACTGGGAGTGAAGGGGGCTACCCTGGCTCAGTATGTGGCCCAGAGCCTGGTCAAAAGAAAACCCGACAAGTATGAAAACGATCCCAGGGCCGCTATCCTAAGACACGCCAAGGAAGCAGCAGAAAACCCTTTCTGGATTGACCCTGCTTACAAGAA GACACAACCACATAAACTCTTCCAAGaagaagagaaaaaagaagAGGAAGATACTGATGAACCAGTGtggaagaaacaaaaaatatga